The stretch of DNA TAGAGAAATCGATAGACGTGTTTCTGCAAAGCATtagatgaagaagacacgtGTGTTCGGCGCACGCATGTACGTCATGGGGATGAGAGGACTAGTGACTAATGTGGCGATGCTGTTACGTGGAGCGGGCGGGAAAACACTGGCGACGTTACATCGTCTCGTGTCCAACGCCGGCAACCGAACGGTCTGTCTTTCCAGGCAGCCTCGGTCACCATCTTCTATGTAGTCCGAAATCGAGGCGAGGATCCCGCATGATATGCATATCAGGATTTCGGGTCGACGCAGGTGTGTCGCATGCCAACCGCCTGCTCACATCCTTGTACCCGGCTCATCACTGATGCTCTGATTGCAGTGCATGAGACAAGGCATCAGTGGGGATCTGGAGGGCGAAGCTGTCCACGCGGTTCTACACCTGGGTCACCTGCAGGCGCCGACGCAGGTGCTGACGGCTCCATGGAAGATGGTGGCTGGGATGGCGTTCCAGATGTAGTGCCCGCACTCGCGAGCGATCCCGAGGGGAAAGGGGGCTGCCGGACAAGAGGCGTGGCAGCGGCGGCCGCTGCGTGGCCGGGAGCTGCAGGTCCCCGCAGTGGGCGCTTCTTGagcggcagagacaaagacggaATGATGTCGCCGCCGCTCCCAGACGGTCTACCATGTGTCTCTGCTGGACTAGGCACTTGCGGTGGGCCTGAGGCCATTTGGGAGCTTGACGCCATGTGGCTCGCTGTTGACGTCAGCGCGAGACGCCCAAGCGGCTGGCGGTGTCCCGGTGGAGTTTTTTCGAGTCTGGCTGTATCAGACAGAAATTCAAGGAGCCGTCGCTTTTTGGGGTGGGGCGGTGTGGGGTCACCAAGGCCACGCTCGACGTCGGCGGGGTACGGAGGTGTTGTGGTGGGTACTGGCGTATATCGTTGCGGCAGCGGGCCGCCAGTTGCCGGTGGCGGATGTTCACGTGTTGATGACGATGGACCAGATCCTCTTTGGGAGCGTCTTGCAGCCGGCAAGTGCTGCTCAGGTGACGACGATCCAGGAGAAGGCCCGACAGCGACAGGCGGATTGCTGG from Toxoplasma gondii ME49 unplaced genomic scaffold asmbl.1161, whole genome shotgun sequence encodes:
- a CDS encoding hypothetical protein (encoded by transcript TGME49_323010) — translated: MLPALPLWLTPVSAVHIATRQRDPSNPPVAVGPSPGSSSPEQHLPAARRSQRGSGPSSSTREHPPPATGGPLPQRYTPVPTTTPPYPADVERGLGDPTPPHPKKRRLLEFLSDTARLEKTPPGHRQPLGRLALTSTASHMASSSQMASGPPQVPSPAETHGRPSGSGGDIIPSLSLPLKKRPLRGPAAPGHAAAAAATPLVRQPPFPSGSLASAGTTSGTPSQPPSSMEPSAPASAPAGDPGVEPRGQLRPPDPH